One window from the genome of Alkalihalobacillus sp. LMS6 encodes:
- the yhbY gene encoding ribosome assembly RNA-binding protein YhbY, producing the protein MLTNKQKRFLRGKSHVIQPIFQVGKAGVNENMITQINEALEVRELIKVSILQNNLEDNDSVATEIVKGTGADVVQLIGSTIILYKKSVNNPTLQLPN; encoded by the coding sequence ATGTTAACAAATAAACAAAAGCGTTTTTTACGAGGGAAGTCACACGTCATTCAGCCAATCTTTCAAGTTGGCAAAGCTGGTGTGAATGAGAATATGATTACACAAATCAACGAGGCCCTTGAGGTAAGAGAACTAATAAAAGTTTCCATTTTACAAAACAACTTGGAAGACAACGATTCAGTTGCAACTGAAATCGTTAAAGGAACAGGTGCAGATGTGGTGCAATTAATCGGAAGCACAATTATTCTTTATAAAAAATCGGTAAACAACCCTACCTTACAATTGCCGAATTAG
- a CDS encoding nicotinate-nucleotide adenylyltransferase: MRRIGLFGGTFDPPHHGHLLIAQEAQLALQLDEVWFIPVSDPPHKVRNELTSGADRLALTQAAVALQPTFKVLDLEIERKGKSYTFDTVEQLTNQFPEDHFYFLIGADMVEQLEKWYKIDQLKKVVTFAAFDRPGSHISAHKDVEHIPFLEVEISSSLIRKRVQEGKPIRYFVPESVRELIKERSLYGHHS; the protein is encoded by the coding sequence ATGCGACGAATCGGCTTGTTCGGTGGCACATTTGATCCACCGCATCACGGACATTTACTCATTGCCCAAGAAGCCCAGCTTGCATTACAACTTGATGAAGTTTGGTTTATTCCAGTGTCAGATCCTCCGCATAAAGTGCGTAACGAGTTAACATCAGGTGCGGATCGTCTAGCATTAACACAAGCCGCAGTGGCTTTGCAGCCAACGTTTAAAGTACTGGATCTCGAAATTGAACGAAAAGGCAAGTCTTACACGTTTGATACAGTAGAACAGTTGACAAATCAATTTCCAGAAGACCATTTCTACTTTCTCATTGGCGCAGATATGGTCGAGCAATTAGAGAAATGGTACAAAATTGATCAGCTGAAAAAGGTGGTGACATTTGCGGCGTTCGATCGCCCAGGTTCGCACATTTCTGCTCATAAAGACGTCGAACATATACCGTTTTTAGAAGTAGAGATTTCATCATCGCTCATCCGCAAACGAGTACAGGAAGGCAAACCGATTCGTTATTTTGTACCAGAATCAGTGCGGGAACTCATAAAGGAGCGTTCTTTATATGGCCATCACAGCTAA
- the yqeK gene encoding bis(5'-nucleosyl)-tetraphosphatase (symmetrical) YqeK → MAITAKGAWEIVRHHLTEKRYQHTIGVTETAVRLAKQYHVDEEKAELAAIVHDICKYHDTDEMANHLAAKNETHWAAFGRELLHAPYGALYSKNELHIEDSDILQAVRSHTTGRANMSRLEQVLFVADYIEPNRSFPGVEKARELADIHLDRACLFSLNNTMKYLLSKELPIHPYTIEAYNYYTLKGEQEIESIFKISRSYD, encoded by the coding sequence ATGGCCATCACAGCTAAAGGGGCGTGGGAAATTGTTCGCCACCACCTCACTGAAAAGCGATATCAGCATACAATCGGGGTGACCGAGACTGCGGTTCGATTGGCAAAGCAGTATCATGTAGATGAGGAGAAAGCGGAATTAGCAGCGATCGTTCATGATATTTGCAAGTACCACGACACAGATGAGATGGCGAATCATTTAGCTGCTAAAAACGAGACGCATTGGGCAGCATTCGGTCGAGAGTTGCTCCATGCTCCTTATGGAGCGCTGTATAGCAAAAACGAGCTACACATTGAAGATAGCGACATTTTGCAAGCCGTTCGCTCCCATACAACGGGTCGCGCTAACATGTCTAGGTTAGAGCAAGTGTTGTTTGTAGCAGACTATATTGAACCAAATCGTTCATTTCCAGGTGTTGAAAAAGCAAGGGAACTAGCAGACATTCATTTAGATCGAGCCTGTTTGTTTAGTTTAAATAATACGATGAAGTACCTACTATCAAAAGAGTTACCGATTCATCCGTACACAATCGAAGCATACAATTATTATACGTTGAAAGGGGAACAAGAGATTGAATCCATTTTTAAAATTAGCCGTTCATACGATTGA
- the rsfS gene encoding ribosome silencing factor gives MNPFLKLAVHTIDDKRGHNITALDMKGISPIADYFVICHGNSEKQVQSIAHELKKVFQEQGQDIKRLEGYDKARWVLLDIGDVVVHIFHKEERVYYNLEKLWGDAPTVPLQEVISQ, from the coding sequence TTGAATCCATTTTTAAAATTAGCCGTTCATACGATTGACGATAAGCGAGGTCATAATATTACCGCCTTGGATATGAAAGGGATTTCGCCAATTGCTGATTACTTTGTTATTTGTCATGGTAATTCTGAAAAACAAGTCCAATCCATTGCTCATGAGCTTAAAAAAGTTTTTCAAGAACAAGGACAAGATATTAAAAGACTTGAAGGATATGATAAAGCACGCTGGGTGTTGCTCGATATTGGCGACGTCGTCGTTCATATTTTTCACAAAGAAGAGCGCGTTTATTACAATTTAGAAAAGCTATGGGGAGACGCGCCTACCGTCCCTCTGCAAGAGGTTATTAGCCAATGA
- a CDS encoding S1 RNA-binding domain-containing protein codes for MMKPGELATLTVIREASFGFFLTDGHEDVLLHKNDLTEPVSIDDRVDVFLYHDHQNRLSATMKQPIIKNDEIGWLEVVQVRPTHGVFVYNGISRDLFISMDELPQDRMEWPQKGDHLCCSLTWDKKGRLMGRLVKGGPITDAAIKADQDWLNRDVTGIIYHFLDEGAAIRIKDGPIAFLHQDEADGVPRLGQTITARVQFVREDGRVNVSQRLKRTDQQDIDAKKVLTYLGARQNHAMPLTDKSTPEDIERALGMSKAAFKRALGKLLKQKLIVQQDGFTHKVK; via the coding sequence ATGATGAAACCAGGAGAACTAGCTACTCTTACCGTGATAAGAGAAGCTTCTTTTGGCTTTTTTCTCACGGATGGTCATGAAGATGTGTTGCTTCACAAAAACGATCTAACAGAGCCGGTTTCGATTGATGATCGCGTAGATGTGTTTCTTTATCACGATCATCAAAACCGCTTAAGTGCTACAATGAAACAGCCTATCATTAAAAACGATGAAATTGGCTGGCTTGAAGTTGTGCAAGTTCGTCCGACTCATGGGGTGTTTGTATACAACGGGATTTCTCGTGATTTATTTATATCGATGGATGAACTGCCTCAAGATCGCATGGAGTGGCCGCAAAAAGGGGATCACTTATGTTGTTCGTTAACGTGGGATAAAAAAGGGCGACTCATGGGTCGGCTCGTAAAGGGTGGACCCATTACGGATGCAGCGATTAAAGCAGATCAAGATTGGCTTAATCGTGACGTGACAGGTATCATCTATCACTTTTTAGATGAAGGGGCTGCAATACGAATCAAAGATGGTCCGATTGCCTTTTTGCATCAAGATGAAGCAGATGGGGTACCGAGGCTCGGGCAAACCATTACAGCAAGGGTTCAATTTGTACGTGAAGATGGTCGCGTGAATGTATCTCAGCGGTTAAAACGGACAGATCAGCAAGATATCGATGCTAAAAAAGTGTTAACTTATTTGGGGGCGCGTCAAAATCACGCGATGCCGTTAACAGACAAATCGACACCTGAAGATATTGAGCGTGCACTAGGTATGAGTAAAGCAGCCTTTAAGCGGGCTTTAGGGAAGTTATTAAAGCAAAAGCTGATCGTTCAACAAGATGGTTTTACACACAAGGTAAAGTGA
- a CDS encoding class I SAM-dependent methyltransferase encodes MKPYLQFANIYDDLMEHVDYDRWLTYMEKALEDRNIRATTILDIGCGTGELMLRMNRAGYTVAGLDLSEDMLTIAHQKLQSAGYPAHVFHEDMSRFSGLGRYDVITIFCDSLNYLKEEAAFKHVFLRCYDALNNGGLLLFDVHSPFKMTQFDQATYADVSDGVAYIWHSFAGEAPNSVEHELTFFIEQENGLYERVEELHQERTFDEQTYTKWLKEAGFKTIQVTSDFCDEPLHAKTERMFFSAKKEAGTL; translated from the coding sequence ATGAAACCTTATTTACAGTTTGCCAATATTTACGATGATCTTATGGAACACGTTGATTATGATCGCTGGCTAACGTATATGGAGAAAGCTTTAGAAGATAGAAACATCCGAGCGACGACCATTTTAGACATTGGTTGTGGTACAGGAGAATTAATGCTGCGCATGAATCGGGCTGGCTATACCGTGGCTGGTCTCGATTTGTCTGAAGATATGTTAACGATCGCGCATCAAAAATTACAAAGTGCAGGCTATCCTGCTCATGTTTTTCATGAAGATATGAGTCGGTTTTCAGGACTAGGGCGTTATGATGTAATTACGATTTTTTGTGATTCGTTAAATTATTTAAAAGAAGAAGCGGCTTTTAAACACGTGTTTTTGCGTTGCTACGATGCATTAAATAATGGAGGATTATTGTTGTTTGATGTCCATTCTCCTTTTAAGATGACTCAATTCGATCAAGCGACCTATGCGGATGTAAGCGACGGGGTTGCATATATTTGGCATTCCTTTGCAGGCGAAGCACCAAATAGTGTTGAGCACGAACTAACGTTTTTTATTGAGCAAGAGAATGGTCTGTATGAACGGGTGGAAGAGCTTCATCAAGAAAGAACTTTTGATGAACAAACATACACAAAGTGGCTGAAAGAGGCTGGGTTTAAAACCATTCAAGTTACTAGTGACTTTTGTGATGAGCCTCTACATGCTAAAACAGAGAGAATGTTCTTTTCCGCAAAAAAAGAAGCAGGAACATTGTAA
- the comER gene encoding late competence protein ComER — protein sequence MKVGFIGVGSMGSMLIDTLLEAKSIEEKDIVIINRTVLKAKAVQEKYPGVMIASSIEELAEACKWIFICVKPKDIPVLTPTITPFLTKEHVMISITSPVSIEHLEELFPCKVGRIIPSILNRAQSGSTLVSFSNRCAQEDEQEILAFISTISRPLFIDENVTRVSSDIVSCGPAFFAFMAQRFIEGAVSETPLGEKEATELTTSMLIGLGKLLEEGYYTLPTLQERVCVPGGITGIGIAHLDQLVGDGFGSLFRLTEEKFSSEKQKLVQEFQLK from the coding sequence ATGAAAGTCGGATTTATTGGAGTAGGTAGTATGGGTAGTATGCTAATTGATACATTATTAGAAGCGAAATCGATAGAAGAAAAAGACATTGTTATTATTAATCGAACGGTTTTAAAAGCAAAAGCCGTTCAAGAAAAATACCCTGGTGTTATGATCGCTTCTTCCATTGAGGAATTAGCGGAAGCGTGTAAATGGATTTTTATTTGCGTCAAACCTAAAGATATACCAGTACTTACACCGACAATTACACCATTTCTAACAAAAGAACATGTCATGATTTCCATTACTAGTCCGGTTTCAATTGAACATTTAGAGGAACTGTTTCCATGTAAAGTGGGGAGAATTATACCTAGCATATTAAATCGCGCACAGTCCGGCTCTACCCTTGTAAGCTTTAGTAATCGTTGCGCTCAAGAAGATGAACAAGAAATCCTTGCGTTCATTTCAACCATTTCTCGCCCCTTGTTTATTGACGAAAATGTAACGCGAGTCTCATCTGATATCGTAAGTTGCGGACCAGCATTTTTTGCGTTTATGGCACAGCGCTTTATTGAAGGAGCTGTCTCTGAAACACCATTAGGAGAAAAAGAAGCAACTGAATTAACAACTTCAATGTTGATCGGTTTAGGAAAACTTCTAGAGGAAGGGTATTACACATTACCAACGTTACAAGAACGTGTATGTGTGCCTGGAGGTATCACAGGGATTGGGATTGCACATTTGGATCAATTAGTAGGGGATGGATTTGGATCGTTGTTTCGATTAACCGAAGAAAAATTTTCATCTGAAAAGCAAAAGCTCGTACAAGAGTTCCAGTTAAAATAA
- a CDS encoding helix-hairpin-helix domain-containing protein — MKNRIIQFFKNGYTAIGALGLSVVILLFLFLQGLNKEELDDRAFSEAPFLTSEAVEEEADPHTALPIIVDVKGAIEQPGVYSFIEGDRVDDAIDRAGGFTETAEVNQVNLAQKLIDEQVIYVPEIGEEPVQLAIGGGENGGEDQKGKVNLNTASAEELQALPGIGPSKAATIVQYREEQGLFQAVEDIKNVSGIGEKSYESLKDAIVVK, encoded by the coding sequence GTGAAAAACCGTATCATACAATTTTTCAAAAACGGCTATACCGCAATAGGGGCATTGGGACTAAGTGTAGTTATTCTTCTATTTTTGTTTTTGCAAGGTCTTAATAAGGAAGAGCTGGACGATCGTGCGTTTTCTGAAGCTCCATTTTTAACAAGTGAGGCGGTTGAAGAAGAAGCAGATCCTCACACAGCCTTACCAATTATCGTCGATGTGAAAGGCGCGATTGAACAACCTGGGGTCTATTCATTTATAGAAGGGGACCGAGTAGATGATGCGATTGACCGAGCTGGAGGATTTACCGAAACAGCTGAAGTTAATCAAGTGAACTTAGCGCAAAAATTAATTGATGAACAAGTGATCTACGTTCCAGAAATCGGAGAAGAACCTGTCCAGCTAGCGATTGGTGGTGGAGAAAACGGAGGGGAGGATCAAAAAGGGAAGGTCAATCTCAATACTGCCTCTGCGGAGGAACTTCAAGCATTGCCAGGAATTGGTCCATCGAAAGCAGCTACAATCGTACAGTACAGAGAGGAACAAGGGTTATTTCAGGCCGTTGAAGATATTAAAAATGTAAGTGGAATTGGCGAGAAATCTTATGAATCATTGAAAGACGCCATTGTTGTTAAGTGA
- a CDS encoding ComE operon protein 2: MERISWDLYFMSQSQLLSLRSTCPRLKVGATIVREKRIIAGGYNGSVSGSDHCLDHGCYVVDGHCIRTVHAEVNALLQCAKFGVPTKGAEIYITHFPCVHCAKSLIQAGISKVHYAKDYKNQPYAEQLFAEAGIDCIEVELDPSVLDEFFHDKLALTTELLQEVEQLGVSDERLEELANKTQSLYFSKTSE, from the coding sequence ATGGAACGAATCTCATGGGATTTATATTTTATGTCACAAAGTCAATTGCTTTCTTTGCGGAGTACGTGTCCGAGATTGAAGGTAGGCGCGACAATTGTACGAGAAAAACGAATTATTGCAGGAGGCTATAACGGGTCTGTATCAGGTTCAGATCATTGTCTCGATCACGGATGCTATGTTGTAGACGGTCATTGTATACGTACCGTTCACGCTGAGGTAAATGCGCTCTTGCAATGTGCTAAATTTGGTGTCCCTACGAAGGGTGCGGAGATTTATATAACACATTTTCCATGTGTTCATTGTGCGAAGTCGTTAATTCAAGCTGGCATTTCCAAAGTCCACTATGCTAAAGACTATAAAAATCAACCATATGCCGAGCAGCTATTTGCTGAAGCCGGGATAGATTGTATAGAAGTTGAATTGGATCCATCCGTACTTGATGAGTTTTTCCACGATAAATTAGCATTAACAACAGAGCTATTGCAAGAAGTTGAACAGCTAGGTGTTTCAGATGAGCGACTAGAGGAATTAGCCAATAAAACACAATCTCTTTATTTCTCTAAAACAAGTGAATAA
- a CDS encoding DNA internalization-related competence protein ComEC/Rec2 → MSAILFVVQSSLILAFGFLISGFVLSSFQFYKGERTTVWYLLIPFILYFLSTSSIHQKNISTLTPGSAELTFQLLDGVYVDGDQLKTTIRTADHEKLLLTAYSQTEETLINWTARAGDVCKAKGDLKKPMEARNHYAFDYQQFLYYQRIHFLFDVKQLQSIECVTNTSVSFIHQLNRYRHHLMSLLQERLPPSISGIVIALTLGERYYMDPVVSDAYSKLGVIHLLAISGLHVGIVTGTYFYIMIRIGVPRELVILSIFVLLPFFIFLTGASPPVVRAAVMTMIYFFLLFLRIPIHPFYGFSVIFLLYLFFQPYALFQLGFQLSFLVSFTLLLVQKTIMSRVHSYMGRLFYVTTIAQLIGLPLIAFHFYEWSPFSLIINLIYIPFVSLFLLPYSFLLVFINGFSIDAVQLFAFFPAILMEWVHKGIVVVADHVYVFIIGRPHVFIVLCLYSLLILSGLLWEKNSRWLYVSLGLFSVCLLLPSQLPKWNEQAVITMLDVGQGDSMIIETPFRKEVYIIDTGGVVSFATEDWQQKKKTFDTGKDIVVPYMKAKGIKKIDGLILTHGDYDHVGGAEAVLNELQVKRVYLPYGELEKEIDYHLVEIIDDAKLTFVQAGDTISNQFYVLHPTVDKSWSGNDKSIVLYSSFYDTSLLLTGDLEKEGEDDLKQRYPQLSVDLLKVGHHGSQTSTQAQFLEQLSPQLAFISAGVNNRFGHPHPDVLDRLHASGVHVYQTNLHGTVEIVINEKGIDVLPTHAK, encoded by the coding sequence ATGTCTGCAATCTTGTTTGTCGTACAAAGCAGTTTAATCCTCGCTTTTGGTTTTTTAATCAGTGGTTTTGTTCTTTCTTCTTTTCAATTTTATAAAGGAGAAAGGACAACCGTATGGTACCTTCTCATTCCATTTATTCTGTATTTCTTATCAACCTCATCCATTCACCAAAAAAATATATCAACATTGACGCCTGGTTCCGCTGAGCTTACCTTCCAGTTACTTGATGGTGTTTACGTTGATGGAGATCAACTGAAAACAACGATTCGAACGGCAGATCATGAAAAGCTACTGTTAACGGCTTACAGCCAAACTGAAGAGACGTTAATTAATTGGACAGCTAGAGCCGGCGATGTTTGTAAGGCGAAAGGCGATTTGAAAAAGCCAATGGAAGCAAGGAATCACTATGCATTTGATTATCAACAATTTTTATATTATCAACGAATTCACTTTTTATTTGACGTCAAACAACTACAATCTATAGAGTGCGTAACAAATACAAGTGTATCTTTTATTCATCAGTTAAATCGATACCGTCATCATCTAATGTCGCTTTTGCAAGAACGTCTTCCTCCATCTATTAGTGGCATCGTTATTGCTTTAACATTAGGGGAGCGCTATTATATGGATCCTGTTGTAAGTGATGCTTATTCAAAATTAGGAGTGATTCATCTACTCGCTATTTCTGGATTGCATGTGGGTATTGTGACAGGGACCTATTTTTATATAATGATTCGAATCGGCGTGCCAAGAGAGCTCGTCATTCTGAGCATCTTCGTTCTTCTCCCATTTTTTATTTTCTTGACTGGTGCTTCTCCCCCAGTTGTTCGAGCGGCTGTTATGACGATGATTTACTTTTTTCTTCTCTTCCTACGTATTCCCATCCATCCATTTTACGGATTTTCGGTCATTTTTCTTCTCTACTTATTTTTCCAACCGTATGCTCTCTTTCAACTTGGCTTTCAATTATCTTTTCTTGTCTCATTTACGCTTCTTTTAGTTCAAAAAACAATTATGAGCCGCGTTCACTCCTATATGGGGCGTTTGTTTTATGTGACAACGATTGCGCAGCTGATAGGGTTGCCTTTAATTGCGTTTCATTTTTATGAATGGTCTCCATTTAGTCTCATAATCAATTTAATTTATATTCCGTTTGTCTCCTTGTTTTTGCTTCCGTATAGCTTTTTACTCGTCTTCATAAATGGTTTTTCTATTGATGCTGTACAACTATTTGCATTTTTTCCAGCCATTTTAATGGAATGGGTTCATAAAGGGATTGTGGTGGTAGCGGACCACGTGTATGTATTCATTATTGGGCGACCCCATGTGTTTATTGTTCTATGTTTATATAGTTTGCTCATTTTAAGTGGTTTACTTTGGGAAAAGAACTCACGTTGGTTGTATGTGTCATTAGGTTTGTTTTCTGTATGCTTACTTCTTCCATCGCAATTGCCAAAATGGAATGAACAAGCGGTTATTACCATGCTTGATGTTGGTCAAGGGGACAGTATGATTATTGAAACCCCTTTTCGAAAGGAAGTTTATATTATTGATACAGGGGGAGTCGTATCGTTTGCAACGGAAGACTGGCAGCAAAAGAAGAAAACATTTGATACGGGAAAAGATATTGTTGTGCCATACATGAAGGCGAAAGGAATTAAAAAAATCGACGGACTCATATTAACTCACGGAGATTACGATCATGTTGGTGGAGCGGAGGCGGTATTAAATGAACTGCAAGTAAAACGAGTGTATCTTCCATACGGCGAACTTGAAAAAGAGATTGACTATCACTTAGTGGAGATTATTGATGATGCGAAATTAACGTTTGTGCAGGCAGGGGACACCATTTCCAATCAATTTTATGTTCTCCATCCAACGGTGGATAAGTCGTGGAGTGGAAATGATAAATCAATTGTTCTTTATAGTTCATTTTATGATACGTCTTTATTATTAACTGGTGATTTAGAAAAAGAAGGGGAGGACGATTTAAAACAGCGTTATCCGCAATTGAGTGTGGATTTATTAAAAGTGGGGCATCACGGAAGTCAAACCTCGACGCAAGCACAGTTTCTTGAACAATTATCACCCCAACTTGCTTTTATATCAGCAGGAGTGAACAATCGCTTCGGTCATCCTCACCCTGATGTATTAGACCGTCTACATGCTTCAGGTGTTCATGTTTATCAAACGAATCTTCACGGTACAGTTGAAATCGTTATTAACGAGAAAGGGATTGACGTTTTGCCAACGCACGCAAAATAA
- a CDS encoding YqzM family protein yields MNHFEKDVQDKANDIVPSIVGFVASFGFFALIFIIANIVDVATF; encoded by the coding sequence ATGAATCACTTTGAAAAAGATGTCCAAGATAAAGCAAATGATATTGTCCCATCGATTGTTGGCTTTGTTGCCTCTTTTGGGTTTTTTGCATTAATATTTATCATCGCGAATATTGTGGATGTGGCTACATTCTAG
- the holA gene encoding DNA polymerase III subunit delta produces the protein MSILGTIQKLKLDSLQHVYFVYGSETYLIDAFVNKVRSLLFTEADDSMNDSRFQVADTPIQEIVEEAATIPFFSNRKLVVIQDFYFVSTQKVKAKVEHDLSALEQYIQSPSDSTVFIIIAPYEKVDERKKLTKQLKKQTAALESNPLNEEQVKQWMVNAVGEQGFTIDKAAAQLLFARVGSNLMLIEKELEKCMLFTADKKHIVEQDVETLVAETVDESIFSVVESVAIGKTDQALKTYHKLLRQKEEPLAMLALLTRQFRNLLYVKIRQEKGYNQKEIAGQLNLHPYVIKLTMQQTKRHSKSDLRKALIACADTDYAIKTGKGEKERSVELLLLKLSTRT, from the coding sequence ATGAGCATTTTAGGAACCATTCAAAAATTAAAGCTAGACTCGTTGCAGCATGTATATTTTGTATACGGATCTGAAACGTATTTAATAGATGCCTTTGTGAATAAAGTACGGTCCTTATTATTTACCGAAGCAGACGATTCAATGAATGATAGCCGATTTCAAGTCGCAGACACGCCGATCCAAGAGATCGTTGAGGAAGCTGCAACGATCCCTTTTTTTTCTAATCGAAAACTAGTCGTTATTCAAGATTTTTATTTTGTCTCCACTCAAAAAGTAAAAGCGAAAGTAGAGCACGATCTTTCTGCGCTTGAACAGTATATCCAATCGCCATCCGATTCAACCGTTTTTATCATCATTGCACCATATGAAAAAGTGGACGAGCGTAAAAAGCTAACGAAGCAATTAAAAAAACAAACGGCAGCGCTTGAATCAAATCCTTTAAATGAAGAACAAGTAAAACAGTGGATGGTTAATGCTGTTGGCGAACAAGGTTTTACAATTGATAAGGCTGCTGCGCAACTGTTGTTTGCCCGTGTTGGTTCTAATTTAATGTTGATTGAAAAAGAGCTTGAAAAGTGTATGTTATTTACGGCAGATAAAAAGCATATTGTAGAGCAGGACGTGGAAACGCTTGTTGCGGAGACAGTGGATGAGAGTATTTTTTCTGTTGTCGAAAGTGTAGCAATCGGGAAAACGGATCAAGCGCTAAAAACGTATCACAAGTTATTACGACAAAAAGAAGAACCTTTGGCCATGCTTGCTTTATTAACGAGGCAATTTCGCAACCTGCTTTATGTAAAAATTCGACAAGAAAAGGGCTACAACCAAAAAGAAATTGCTGGGCAGCTTAATCTACATCCGTATGTAATAAAACTTACAATGCAACAAACAAAGCGACACTCAAAAAGCGATCTTCGAAAAGCGCTTATCGCATGTGCAGATACTGATTATGCCATTAAGACAGGAAAAGGGGAAAAAGAGCGCTCGGTAGAATTGTTATTACTGAAATTAAGTACGCGAACATAA
- the rpsT gene encoding 30S ribosomal protein S20, which produces MPNIKSAIKRVKTNDKRRAQNAAQKSALRSAVKNFDTAASNGNAEEAKTAFADATKKIDKAATKGLIHKNAAARQKSRLAKRLNGLSA; this is translated from the coding sequence ATGCCAAATATTAAATCTGCTATTAAACGTGTTAAAACAAACGATAAACGCCGCGCACAAAACGCAGCGCAAAAATCTGCTTTACGTTCTGCAGTAAAGAACTTTGATACTGCTGCTTCTAACGGCAATGCAGAAGAAGCAAAAACTGCTTTTGCTGATGCGACGAAGAAGATTGATAAAGCTGCAACTAAAGGACTTATCCATAAAAATGCTGCAGCACGTCAAAAGTCTCGTCTTGCAAAAAGATTAAACGGACTTTCTGCATAA
- the gpr gene encoding GPR endopeptidase yields the protein MGKLNMEPFVIRTDLALEAHEMVVEEQEQQHVKEPTKVDDVLVVEETVSNVKVTKVKIGKEGAERLGKKAGNYLTFEAQGIRQKDTDLQADLERVFAKEFSAFLKRSNINEDATCLIVGLGNWNVTPDALGPLTVEEILVTKHLFKLAPEEIQDGYRSVSAITPGVMGVTGIETSDVVFGVVEKTKPDFLIVIDALASRSIERVNTTIQIADTGIHPGSGVGNNRKAMNEETLGIPVIAIGIPTVVDAVTITSDAIDFVLKHMGKEMREGDKPSKRLAPAGMTFGERQELTEKDLPDEAGRKAILGMVGGLEMEEKRSLIQEVLAPLGHNLMVTPKEIDVFIEDMAHVIAGGLNAALHGRVNQENVGAYTK from the coding sequence ATGGGTAAATTAAATATGGAACCATTTGTGATTCGAACGGATTTGGCGCTTGAAGCACATGAAATGGTCGTAGAAGAACAAGAGCAACAACATGTAAAAGAGCCAACTAAAGTTGACGATGTGCTTGTTGTAGAAGAAACGGTTTCAAATGTAAAAGTGACGAAAGTGAAAATTGGTAAAGAAGGGGCTGAACGATTAGGGAAAAAAGCAGGAAATTACTTAACCTTCGAAGCCCAAGGAATTAGACAAAAAGATACAGATTTACAAGCAGATCTTGAGCGCGTCTTTGCAAAGGAATTTTCTGCTTTCTTAAAGCGTTCGAACATTAACGAAGATGCGACTTGTTTAATCGTTGGTTTAGGGAATTGGAATGTTACTCCGGATGCTCTAGGTCCATTAACGGTAGAAGAAATTTTAGTCACGAAGCACTTGTTTAAACTAGCGCCCGAGGAAATTCAAGATGGCTATCGTTCTGTTAGTGCCATTACACCTGGGGTGATGGGAGTAACCGGAATTGAAACAAGTGACGTTGTTTTTGGTGTAGTTGAGAAAACGAAGCCGGATTTTCTCATTGTTATCGATGCGTTAGCCTCTCGTTCAATCGAACGTGTGAACACGACGATTCAAATTGCTGATACGGGTATTCATCCAGGTAGTGGTGTGGGAAATAATCGGAAAGCGATGAATGAAGAAACGTTAGGCATCCCTGTTATTGCCATTGGAATTCCAACTGTTGTTGACGCGGTCACGATCACTTCCGATGCGATAGATTTTGTCTTGAAGCATATGGGGAAAGAAATGAGAGAAGGCGACAAACCATCAAAACGATTAGCGCCAGCTGGAATGACGTTTGGCGAAAGGCAGGAATTGACGGAAAAAGATCTACCTGACGAAGCCGGTAGAAAAGCAATTTTAGGCATGGTCGGAGGCTTGGAAATGGAAGAAAAACGAAGCTTAATTCAAGAAGTTCTTGCCCCGTTAGGTCATAATTTAATGGTAACCCCTAAAGAAATTGATGTGTTTATTGAAGATATGGCTCATGTCATTGCTGGAGGTTTAAACGCCGCTTTGCATGGTAGAGTAAATCAAGAAAACGTTGGTGCTTATACAAAATAA